CTGTACTGGTACTCGCCGAAGGGCATCTTCCACCTGGTCCCACCTTCCGGCCGCGGGTCCGGAGCAGAGGAGGGCCTCCGGGGACCGTGAGGCTGGAAGGTTTTCTGACGCGAAGTATAGCATGGACGTCCCACAGTTTTCCACTCTCTCCCACTTTCCTCCCACTTCTGTCCCACCCCAGGGCGAAAAAACAGGCGCCCGAACGTTCGGGCGCCTCCGGGACGAGGCGTAAGCCGGGTTCTGTTTTCCGCGGTCATCTCTCTGGGACCGGTGTCGCCACCGGCCTCAAGCGGCCCATCCCAGGGGTTCTGGCGGGCCGGGCAAGCCCTTCCCCTCTACCGGACCTTGCACCGGGTGGGGTTTGCCGTGCCCCGGCCTGTTGCCAGGCCAGGCGGTGGGCTCTTACCCCACCGTTTCACCCTTGCCCGCACCGGGGGAAGCCCCGGCCGCTGGCGGTCTCTTCTCTGTGGCACTTTCCGTCGGGTTACCCCGCCCAGGCGTTACCTGGCACCCTGCCCTATGGTGCCCGGACTTTCCTCACCCAAGGGGGTTGGCCCTTGGGCGCGACCGCGCCCTCGTCCCGGGCGACTTTATTTTAGCCAGCGTGTGGGTTAGGGTAAAGGGGTGCGAAGGCTTCCCGCTTGGTCGTGGCCATTGCTCTTGGCGTTTTTCGCCCTGGTGGGCCTGGGGCTTCTGGCGGTGCTTTGGGCGGTGGGGGTGTTGGCCCTTCTGGGCTTCGGAGCGCTCTCCCTTCTTAGGAGCGTCTGGCCCAGGCGGCGCTGGCGGAGGCTTCCCCCGGGGTGAGGAGGCCTTGCCCTTAGGGGTTCACCCCCTGTACACTGAAAGGTGGCTTGCGCACGGCCAAGACCGTGCGAAGAAGGAGGCGAACGTGAAGGAAGGCATCCATCCCAAGCTGGTTCCCGCCCGCATCATCTGCGGTTGCGGCAACGTCATTGAGACCTACTCCACCAAGCCCGAGATCTACGTGGAGGTCTGCTCCAAGTGCCACCCCTTCTACACGGGGCAACAGCGCTTCGTGGACACCGAGGGGCGGGTGGAGCGGTTCCAGCGGCGCTACGGCGACTCTTACCGCAAGGGGCGCTAGGCCCTCGGGTCTAGGGCGGGGGACGGCCCCGCCCGCTTTCCTTTAGGAGGCGGCGTGGATCGGGTGCTTCCCTTTCGCTTTGCGGAGGAGGAGGGGGTCTTCTGGCTTCTGGACCAGAGGCGCCTGCCCCAGGAGGAGGTTTACGTCCCGGTGCGCACCGCCCGGGAGATGGCCCAGGCCATCCGGGACATGGTGGTCCGGGGGGCGCCGGCCATCGGCGTCTCCGCCGCCTTCGGCATGGTCCTGGCCCACCTGGCGGGGGAGGACCTCGAGGAGGCGGACCGGAGGCTCAGGGCGAGCCGCCCCACGGCGGTGAACCTCTTCCACGCCCTGGACCGGATGCGCCCCTTTTGGGGGGACCTGGCGGGAAGCCTCCTCGAGGCGCGGCGCATCTGGCGGGAGGTGGAGGAAACGGAGGCGGCCATCAGCCGCCACGGCGCCCAGGTCCTCTGGGGCCAGGTCCTCACCCACTGCAACACGGGTCCCCTGGCCACGGGCGGCTACGGCACTGCCCTTGGGGCCATCGTGGAGGCCTACAGGCTTGGGCGGGTGCGGCACGTCTGGGTGGACGAGACCAGGCCCTACCTCCAAGGGGCCCGCCTTACCGCCTACGAGCTCCAGAAGGCGGGGGTACCCGCCACCCTGATCACCGACAGCATGGCGGGCTGGCTCATGGCCCGGGGGGCCGTGGACGCGGTGGTGGTGGGGGTGGACCGCATGGCCCTGAACGGGGACTTCGCCAACAAGGTGGGGACCTACGCCCTCGCCGTGCTGGCCCACCACCACGGGATCCCCTTCTACGCCGCCTTGCCCCTTTCCTCCGTGGACCCCCGGTTGGCGAGCGGGGAGGGGATCCCCATAGAGGAACGCTCCCCGGAGGAGGTGGTGGCCTTCCGCGGCGTACGGATCGCCCCCGAGGGGTTTCCCGCCTACCACCCCGCCTTTGACGTGACGCCCCACCGGTACCTCACGGGGATCATCACGGAGAAGGGGGTCCTCTACCCCCCCTTCGCCGAGGGGTTGCGGCGTGCCTTGGGGCTGGATTGAGGCCCTGCTGGGCCACGCCTGCCCGGGGTGCGGGGGGCCCTTGGACCTTCCCGCCCTCTGCGGGCGTTGCCGGGCGGGCCTCGAGGCCTTTTCCACGGGGGAGATGGTCTACCTGGGCCACTACGCCCGGGTGGGCCCCTTGGTGCGGGCGCTGAAGTACGGGAGGCGGGAGGCCTTGGCCCGGGCGCTGGCCGAGCCCCTGGCCCGGGCCGTGGCCGCGAGGGGGTGGCGGCTCCAGGGCGTCACGGCGGTGCCCACCCTGCCCCACCGGCTCGCCCTCAGGGGCTACAACCCGCCCGAGGTTTTGGCCCGGGCCCTCGCCGGGGCCCTAGGGGTGCCCTACCGCCCGGTGCTCTTCCGGAGGCGGTACACCCCGGGCCAGCCCACCCGGGGCTTCAAGGAGCGCCGCCTCCTCCCGGGCGACCTCTTCGGGGCCCGGGTGCGGGTGGAGGGGGCCTGGCTTTTGGTGGACGACGTCCTCACCAGCGGGGCCACCTTTCTCCGGGCCCGGGGAGCCCTCCTCGAGGCGGGGGCCGCCTACGTCTACGGGGCCTTCCTGGCGGTGCGGGACCCTGGGGCCTTGGGGCCTTACCGATAAGCCCCTGCGCTCCGGCCTCAGTAGTAGGCGCTCGGGTCCACGAAGCGGGTGGCGTCCCCCGTGCGGAGGGCCACGCGGAACTCCAGCTCGTTGGGCTGGATGAGGAGGCCCCCGCCCAGGTAGCCGATCACCTGGCCCCGGCGCACCCGGTCCCCCTCCTGCACCAAAGGGGCCTGCAGGTTGGTGTAGACGGTCGCCAGCTCTTCCGTATGGACCAGCATCACCGTGTAGCCCAGGTTGGGCAGGTACAAGACCCCGGCCACGTACCCGTCGGCGGCCGCCTGGACCGGGCTTCCCGGGGCGGGGGCGGCGATGACCTGGAAGGGGCCTTCCTTCCCGTAGGGGACGGCGATCCGTCCCCCGGGGACGGGGAAGGCGAGGCGGCCCACCGTGGCCGGAAGAGGGGGCGGCGGGACCACCACGCTGGCCTGGGCGGCCCGGCGGGCCTCCTCCTCCCGGCGCCGCCGTTCGGCCTCCTCCTGGAGGGCCTTTAGGCGTTGACGTTCCTCCAGGAGCCGCTTTTGCAGCTCGGCCAGGCGGCTTTGGAGCTGGGCCCGCTCCTCGAGGGCGTCCCGCAGCAGGGCCTTCTTGCCCGCCTCCTCCTGCCTGAGCTCGGCGAGGACCGCTTCAAGCCCCCGCCGCTTCGCTTCCAGCGCCCGCTGCGTCTCGGCAAGCTCCGCCTCCTTGGCCGTGAGGGACTGGACCAGAAGCTCCAGCCTCGCCTTCTCCTCCCTAAGGGCCTTCAGGGTGGCCTGGAGGGTCTTCACCAAGGCGGTGTCCTGGCGGGAGATGTACCCCACCCAGCGGGCCCGGACGGCGAGGTCGGTGAAGGACTCGGCCCTAAGCAAGGGAAGGTAGCGGCCTGCCCGCTCCCGGTGCAGGCTCACCATGAGGGCCTGGAGCCTTTCCCGCAGGGCCTCGAGGTCCTTCTCCAGCTTGGCGATCCGGGCCTCCGTTTGCCGCACCTCCTCCTCGAGGCGGTCCGCCTCTTGCTTGAGCCGCCGCCTTTCGGCCTCGAGGCGGGCGATCTCCTTTTCCAAGGCCGCCTTTTCCCCGAGGAGGTTCTTGAGCCTTTGGGAGATCTGGGCGAGCTCCCGGTTCAGCGCCTGGATGCGCTTCGCCGCCTCCTCCTCCAGGGCCCGGGCCCGGGCGGCCTGGGCCTCCAGGGCCTGGACGCGCCTTTCCTGGGCCACGAGGTCCTGGCCCCAGGCGGGGGCGAGGAGGAGGAGGACAAGGAGGAGGAGGCGGCCCACCTCACACCTCCCGCAGGTGGGCCCGGCTTGCGGCGAAAGCCCCGCCTGCGCCCAGGACGAGGGCCAGGAGGAGGACGAGGCCCGCCGTCCGCCCCAGGTCCTCGGGGGAGAGGACGGGGACGAAGGGCAGGAGGGTCTGGACCGCCTGGGCCAGGGCCCGGTAGAGGAAGGCCCCCACGGCCACGGCGAGAAGCCCCGCGCCCAAGGTGAGGAACGCTCCCTCCACGACGAAGGGGGCCTGGATGAACCGCCGGGTGGCGCCCACGAGGAGCATGATGCCCAGGGCCTCCCGCCGGCTCTCCACCGACAGGCGGATGGCGCCCATGACGCTGAAGAAGGTGTTGAGGAGGAGAAGCCCCACGAGGACCAGCATGGCCACGCGGCTACCCTGGAGGAGCTGGACGAGCCTTTCCGTGATCTCTCCCCCGTACTCCACCCCTTCCACCCCGGGGAGGCGGGCGAGGCGCGCCGCCACCCGCCGCACCGCCTCGGGTTCCCTAAGCCGCAGGCGCAGGGTGTCGGGCAGGGGGTTTTCCACCAGGTCCTTGGCCTCCGCCAGATAGGGGTAGTCCAGGACCAGCTGGGCCAGGGCCTCCTCCCTGGTCTGGAGCCGGGCAGAGGCCACCTCGGGCCACCCTTGGATCTCGGCGAGGAGGCCTTCCACGTCCGCCTTGGGGCCGAGGAAGGCGGCCACCTCCAGCTCCCGCTCCATGGTCTGGACCACCCGCTCCAGGTTCCAGAGGAGGAGCCCCAGGAAGTAGAGCAGGGTGAAGGAGACCAGGGCGGTGAAGAAGGTGGCGAGGCTTGCCGTGGGGTGGCGGAAGACCTGCTTTAGCCCCTCGCGGATGGCGTACACGCCCCCATCTTACGGGCTTTGCCTTAGAGCTCCTGAAAGTTCCGGGGAAAACGGGAGAGGAGCTCCACGCCGCTTTCGGTGAGGAGGACGAGCTCCTCAACCCGCACGCCGCCAAGCCCCGGCAGGTAGACCCCGGGTTCCACCGTCACCACCATGCCGGGCTCCAGGACGTCCTCGCCGTAGGGGGAGAGGCTCGGCCCCTCGTGGACGGCGAGGCCCACCCCGTGGCCCAAGGAGTGGACGAAGTAGCGGTCCAGCCCGTGGGCCTCCAGCACTTTTCGGGCCACCGCGTCCACCTCCTTGCCCGGCTTCCCGGGGGCTAAGGCGGCGAGGGCCGCCTCCAGGGCTTCCGCCACCGCCTCGTAGGCCCGGCGGAGTTCCTCCTTGGGCCTGCCGAGGGCGAAGGTGCGGGTCATGTCCGAGTGGTACCCCTCAAGCCGCGCCCCGAGGTCCAGGGTGACGAGCTCCCCTTCCTTAAGGCGCTTCTCCGAGGCCCGGGCGTGGGGCAGGGCCCCCCGCTCCCCGGAGGCCACGATGGGGGGGAAGGCCGCCCCTTCGGCCCCCCGCCTTTTGAGGAAGAACTCCACCTCCAGGGCGATCTCCCGCTCCTCCACCCCCGGCCTGAGGAGGGGGAGGACGTGGGCCAGGGCCTCCTCCGCCAGGGCCTGGGCCCTGCGGATCCTCTCCACCTCCTCCGGGGTCTTTCGGAGCCTGAGCCTTTCCACCACCCCCTTGGTGGGCACCCACTCGGCGGGGACGAGCTCCCTCAGGCGCTCTAGGGCGGCGTAGGGGAGGTGCTCGGCCTCAAAGCCCACCCGGCCCTTCAGGGTCTTGAGGAGGGCCTCCCGTTCCTCCCGCTTGAGGACCTTGGCGGGGATGCGGCTTTCCCTTTCGGCCTCCGGGTAGCGGGGGTCGGTGAGGAGGAAAGCCCCTTCCCCCGTGATCAGGACCTGGGCGTCCTCGGGGTGGGGGAAGCCCGAAAGGTAGCGGACGTTCTCCGGCCGGGTGACGAGGAGGGCGTCAAGCCCGAGGGGCTCTAGGAGGTCCTTCGGCAACACGGGGGCACTATACCCCAAGGCCCCTCCCCCCGGTAAAGCTTAGGGAGGCCTTTGCGGGGTCCCCATGCTGGCTTGCGCCAGCATCGGGGGGTTCACTCCGCCCGGGCCAGGTGGAAGACCGCCTTGCCCTCCTCGTCCTCCACCCGGGCCTCAAACCCGCCGAAGAGGCCCTCCCCGAAGGCGGTGGCCAACACCTCCTCGGCGATCCAGGACCCGTGCCGCTTCAGGGCCTCGAGGTAGGGGCCCTCCGCCTCGTAGCCCACCCGGATCCGGTCCGAGACCCTGAGGCCCATGTCTTTGCGGGCTTGCTGCAGGAGGCGGATGAGGTCGCGGGCGAGGCCCTCCATGCGGAGGGCTTCCGTGACCTCCACCTTGAGGGCGGCCACGTACCCGTCCTTCTCCAGGGCCTGGTAGCCCTTGGGGGCCTCGGCCTCGAGGAGGACCTCCTCCGGGAGGAGGGTGAGGGCCTCGCCCTCCACCTCCAGGGGGATGGCCTCGCCCTTAAGCGCCAAGGCGGCGGCGCGCTCCCTTTCCCTCTGCAGGGCCTCCCGGATCTTGGGGACGAGCTTGCCGTACTTCCTCCCCAGGAGCTTGAGGTTGGGCAGGACCCTGTAGGAGAGGATCTCCTCCCCGGGTTCCAGGACCCGGACCTCCTTGACGTTGAGCTCCTCGGCGATCTCGTGGGCGAAGCGCTTCAACCCCTCCCGCTCTAAGGGGGTGGGGGCGGTGACGAGGAGGAGGGGAAGGGGGGTGCGGGTCTTGACCCCGCTTTTCGCCCGGGCCGCCCGGGCCAGGTCCACCACCTTGAGCACCGCCCGCATCTGGGCCACCAGGGCCTCGTCGGCCAGGGCCGGGTCGGCCTCGGGCCAGTCGGCGAGGTGGACGCTCTCCTTGGCCTCGGGCCGGACGCTCCGCACCAGGTTCTGCCACAGGACCTCGGCGAGAAAGGGGGTGAAGGGGGCGGCGAGGGTGGCCACCAGGACGAGGGCCTCGTAGAGGGTGGCGTAGGCCGCCTCCCGGTCTAAGGCGTCCTCGTTCTTCCAGAAGCGGCGCCGGTTCCTGCGGACGTACCACTGGGAGAGGTCCTCCACCACGAAGTCCCTCAGGGCGCGGGCGCTCGTGGTGGGGTCGTAGGCCTCGAGGGCCTCCGTCACCCTCTGGATGAGGTCCTGCATGCGGGCGAGGAGCCAGCGGTCCATCTCGGGCCGCTTCTCGGGGGGAGGGGGGTTCTTGAGGTCGGGCCGGTCCAGGTTGGCGTAGGTCACGAAGAAGCTGTAGACGTTCCAGAGGGTGAGGAAGTAGTCCCGCACCGTTTCCCGAACCAGGTTGGGCCCGAAGCGCCGGTCGGCCTCGGGAGGCGCGGAGACGTAGATGTACCACCTGAGGGCATCCGCCCCGAACTCCCGGATGATGTCCCAGGGGTCCACCACGTTCCCCTTGGACTTGGACATCTTCTGCCCCTTTTCGTCCAGGATGAGGCCGTGGCAGATCACGTTCTTGAAGGCGATGGAGCCGAAGAGCATCACCCCGAGCTGGTGGAGGGAGTTGAACCAGCCCCGGGTCTGGTCAATCCCCTCGGCGATGAAGTCCGCGGGGAAGCTCTCCCGGAACGCCTCTTGGTGCTCAAAGGGGTAGTGCAAGGCGGCGAAGGGCATGGCCCCGGAGTCGTACCAGACGTCAATGACGTAGGGGACGCGGCGCATGGTCCCGCCGCATTCACAGGCGAGCTCCACCTGGTCCACGTAGGGGCGGTGGGGGTCAAAGGGCTCGGGGAGGGGCTTCGTGGCCCTTTCCCTTAGCTCCTGGAAGCTCCCGATGGCCTCCTCCTTGCCGCACGCCTGGCAGACCCAGATGGGGAGGGGTGTCCCCCAGTAGCGGTTGCGGCTTAAGGCCCAGTCCACGAGGTTCTTGAGCCACTCCCCGTAGCGGCCCTCCTTGATGTGGGGGGGCACCCAGTGGATCTCCTGGTTCTTGCGGATGAGCTCGTCCTTGAAGAGGGTGTTTTTGATGAACCAGCTCTCCGTGGCGTAGTACATGAGGGGGGTGGAGCACCGCCAGCAGTGGGGGTAGCTGTGGAGGTAGCTTTCCTCCTTGAAGAGGAGGCCCCGCCCCCTCAGGTCCCTTAGGATCGCCCGGTTGGCCTCGCGGAAGAAGAGGCCCTTAAACGGCTCCACGAGGAGCTTCCCCTCCTCGTCCACGGTCTTCAGAAGGGGAAGCCCGTAGACCCTCGCCGTCTCCAGGTCCTCGGCGCCGAAGGCGGGGGCCTGGTGGACGATGCCCGTCCCGTCCTCTTGGCTCACGTAGTCGGCAAGGACCACGAAGTAGCCCTTCTCCAGGGCCTGGGGGTAGGGGGGGGTGTAGGGAAGGCCTTCCAGGGCCTTGCCCGGGAAGGTGTTGAGGACCGGGGTTTCCTCGCCCAAAAGCTTCCTCCCCAGCCCCTCCTCCAGGATCAGGGCCTCGTCTCCCACCTGGAAGGCGGCGTAGGTGTATTCCGGGTGGACCGCCGCGGCCACGTTCCCGGGCAGGGTCCAGGGGGTGGTGGTCCAGATGAGGAGGCTCGCCTCCTTAAGGCCCAGCCGTTCGGGGGTCTTCAAGGGGAAGCGGACGTAGACCGAGGGGTCTTGGATCTCCTTGTAGCCCAGGGCGACCTCGTGGGAGGAGAGGGGGGTGCCGCAGCGGGGGCAGTAGGGCACCACCTTGTGGTCCCGGTAGAGGAGGCCCCGGTCAAAGAGGTTCTTCAGGCTCCACCAGATGCTCTCAATGTAGGTGGGTTCCAAGGTGGCGTAGGCGTTCTCCAGGTCCACCCAGTAGGCGATGCGCTCGGTAAAGGCCTCCCACTCCTTCTCGTAGGTGAAGACGGACTCGCGGCAGGCCTGGTTGAAGCGCCCGATGCCGTAGGCCTCAATCTCCCGCTTGCTCTTGAGGCCGAGCTTCTTCTCCACCTCCAGCTCCACGGGAAGCCCGTGGGTGTCCCAGCCCGCCCTCCGGGGCGCGTAGTAGCCCCGCATGGTCTTGTAGCGGGGGAAGAGGTCCTTGTAGCTCCGGGCCTGGGCGTGGCCCACGTGGGGGAGGCCGTTGGCGGTGGGAGGGCCCTCGTAGACGGTGTAGCGGGGACCGCCTTTGCGGTTTTCCACGCTCTTTTGGAAGATCTTTTCCCGCTTCCAGAAGGCCAAGACCTCCTCTTCCAGCTTGGGAAAGTTGGGCTCGCCGACCTCCTTGAACATCTCCCACCTCCTAGCAAAACGCCCGCGCCCGAAGGCGCGGACGAAAGCCACGAAAGGCTTCCGCGGTACCACCGCGCTTCCTGGGGAAGCCCCCAGGCCCTCGTTGGGGCGCGATCACGGGCGCCACCCGGCGGGCATTACTCGGGGCCTTGGGCCCCTTTCCTCCCGCGGCTCCGGGGCGATCTTCCCGCCTGCCCTCACCGCCGGGCTCCCACCCTCCCCGGCTCGCTTGGGGCTCTTGGGCAGGGGTACTCTCCCCATCCTCGCCTTTACACCGCCTGCTTTCTGGGGTAAAATCCCCCGTCGGCGGCTAAGCCCATGCTAGCAGCCCATGCCCTGGCTTGACAACGCCCGCCCGGGGCCTGCTAGACTGAGGCCAAGCCGAAACCTTCCCACGCCACAAGGAGCCGGTCATGGAGCTTTACTTGGACACCGCGAGCTTGGAGGAGATACGGGAGATCGCCGCTTGGGGGGTGCTCTCCGGGGTGACCACCAACCCCACCTTGGTGGCCAAGGCCTTCGCCGCCAAGGGGGAGGCCCTGACCGAGGAGGCCTTCGCCGCCCACCTACGGGCGATCTGCGAAACGGTGGGCGGCCCGGTTTCGGCGGAGGTGACGGCCCTCGAGGCCCCCGCCATGGCGGCGGAGGGCAGGCGGCTTGCCGCCATCCACCCCAATATCGTGGTCAAGCTCCCCACCACCGAGGAAGGCCTCAAGGCCTGCAAACGGCTTGCCGCCGAGGGGATCAAGGTCAACATGACCCTGATCTTCTCCGCCAACCAGGCCCTCCTCGCCGCCCGGGCTGGGGCCAGCTACGTGAGCCCCTTCCTGGGGCGGGTGGACGACATCTCCTGGGACGGGGGGGGGCTTCTTCGGGAGATCGTGGAGATGATCCAGGTCCAGGACCTTCCCGTCAAGGTCATCGCCGCCTCCATCCGCCACCCCCGGCACGTCACCGAGGCCGCCCTTCTGGGGGCGGACATCGCCACCATGCCCTACGCTGTTTTCAAGCAGCTCTTGAAGCACCCCCTCACGGACATCGGCCTTAAGCGTTTCTTGGAAGACTGGGAGAAGGTGAAGCCATGAGGAGGAAGGAAACCCTTCAGGAAACCCCCCTCACCTACCAGGAGCTCGCCAGCAAGATCCTGCCCGAGCTCCACCTCCTGGCCCAGGAGGCGGGCATTGAAGGCTACAAGCGCATGAAGAAGGACCAGCTCATCATGGCCCTCCTGGAGCGGCAGACCCAGGGAGAGGGGCTGAGGCTGGTCAAGGGCTACCTGGAGATCAGCCAGGACGGGTACGGCTTCCTCACCGAGAACCTCCACAACCTGGAGTCCCGGGTGGCCATCGTCTCGGCGGGGCTCATCAAGCAGTACGCCCTGAGGGCCGGGGACTACGTGGTGGGCCAGGCCAGGCCGCCCCGGGAGAACGAGCGCTACGCCACCCTCCTCAAGGTGGAGGCGGTGAACAACCTGGACCCCGAGGCCGCCAAGAGCCGCCCCCGCTTTGACGAGCTCATCCCCCAGTTCCCCGACCGGCAGATCCGGCTGGAAACCACCCCGGACGAGCTCTCCACCCGGGTCATTGACCTCCTCGCCCCCATCGGCCGGGGCCAGCGCGGCCTCATCGTGGCCCCCCCCAAGGCGGGGAAGACCACCCTCCTCAAGAAGATCGCCAACGCCGTCCTCAAGAACGAGCCCGACATCAAGGTCATCGTCCTCCTCATTGACGAGCGCCCCGAGGAGGTCACGGACTTCCGGGAAAGCGTCCAGGGGGCCGAGGTCATCGCCAGCACCTTTGACGAGCCGCCCCAGAACCACATCCGGGTGGCCGAGTTCGTCCACGAGCGGGCCAAGCGCATCGTGGAGGAGGGGGGGCACGTGATGATCCTCCTGGACTCCATCACCCGCCTGGCCCGGGCGAACAACCTGGTGACCCCGCCCACGGGGCGCACCCTCTCGGGCGGCCTGGACTCCGCCGCCCTCTACTTCCCCAAGCGCTTCCTGGGGGCGGCCCGGAACATCCGTGGGGGCGGGAGCCTCACCATCCTCGCCACCGCCCTCGTGGAGACGGGTAGCCGCATGGACGACGTGATCTTTGAGGAGTTCAAGGGGACGGGCAACATGGAGCTCCACCTCTCCCGCCGCCTGGAGGAGCGGCGCATCTTCCCCGCCATTGACATCCTCAAGTCCGGCACGAGGCGGGAGGAGTTGCTTCTCGGCGAGGAGGTTACCCACAAGATGTGGCTCCTGCGCAAGGTCCTGGCAGACATGGACCCCGCGGAGGCCATGGAGATGCTCCTCGCCCGGCTCGCCCGCACCAAGAACAACAAGGAGTTCCTGGCCTCCCTGGCTGCCCGCTGACCCCTTTGGGTTTCCGCGGAAACCCTCTGCCGGGGCCTCCCTGGGGGCTTGGGCTCCCGGCGGGTGGTATGCTAAGGCCAGGTGCTTCGGCACCTCCTTCGGGGCGGGGTGGAAGTCCCCACCGGCGGTGAAAGCCCGCGAAGCCCCTAAAGGGGCCCGACCCGGTGGAATTCCGGGGCCGACGGTGAAAGTCCGGATGGGAGAAGGAGGGCCACTTGCGCGACCTGGACGAGCGCTTTCTGCGAAGAGCCTTGCAGCTGGCCGAGCGCGCCCGGGGCCACACGAGCCCGAACCCCCTGGTGGGGGCGGTGCTGGTAAAGGAGGGGCGGATCGTGGGGGAGGGGTTCCACCCCCGGGCGGGGGAGCCCCACGCCGAGGTCTTCGCCCTCCGGCAGGCGGGGGAGGAGGCCCGGGGGGCCACGGCCTACGTGACCCTCGAGCCCTGCGACCACCATGGCCGCACCCCGCCCTGCTCCTTAGCCCTCCTCCAGGCGGGGGTTTCCCGGGTGGTGGTGGCGGCCCGGGAGGAAAACCCCGTGGCCAAGGGGGGGCTTGAGCGCCTGCGGGCGGGGGGGGTCCAGGTGGAGGCGGGCCTTTTGGAGGCCGAGGCCCGGGCCCAGAACGAGGTCTTCTTCGCCGTGCAGAGAAAGGGCCTTCCCTTCGTCCTCCTCAAGGCGGCCCTCACCCTGGACGGGAAGGTGGCCGCCCCTTCGGGGGACGCCCGCTGGATCTCCTCGGAGGCGAGCCGCCGCGTGGCCCACGCCTACCGGCAGTGGCTTCCCGCCGTGATGGTGGGGGTGGGGACCGTCCTAAAGGACGACCCCGCCCTCACCGTGCGGGAGCCCGACTTCCGCCCCTTCCCCCTCATGGTGGAGCCCCCGCCCCTCCGCGACCCCCTCAAGGTGGTCCTGGACACCGAGGCCCGCACCCCCCCCACGGCCCGCCTTTTCCGGAAGGGCCCCAGGGGCGAGCCCGCCCGGGTTCTGGTCTTCGTGGGGGAGGGGGCCCCGAGGGCGCGGGTTTCGGTCCTGGAGGAGGCGGGGGCCCGGGTGGTGGCCCTTCCCCGGGAGGGGGGGCGGGTGGACCTGCAAAAGGCCCTCGCCTTCCTCCTGGAGGAGGGGGTGGACGGGGTGCTCCTGGAGGGAGGGCCGGGGCTTGCCGGGGCCTTTCTGGAAAGGGGCCTGGTGGACAAGCTCGCCCTCTTCCTCGCCCCCAAGCTCCTGGGGGAGGGGAGGGGGCTTGCCGAGGGCTTTAGGGTGGAGCGGATGGCGGAGGCCCTCCGCCTGCGCCTTGCCCGCAGGGAGTGGTTGGGGGAGGACCTCTGGCTCGAGGCCTACCCGGAGGGATAGATGTTCACGGGACTCGTGGAGGAAACGGGGGAGATCCTGAAGGTGGAGGAAGGGCCCTTCCTCCGGGTTCATATCGCCGCCCGGAGGGTGCTGGAGGACCTCAAGGTGGGGGACTCCGTGGCCGTGGACGGGGCCTGCCTCACCGCGGTGGCGGTGGAGGAGGGGGGGTTTTGGGTGGAGCTCGCCCAGGAGACCCTGCGCCGCACCGCCCCCACCTGGCGGGTGGGGCACAGGCCCAACTTGGAGCGGGCCCTGAAGGTGGGGGACAGGCTTGGGGGGCACTTCGTCACCGGGCACGTGGACGGGGTGGCGAGGCTTTTGGAGGTGCGGGAGGCCCCGGGGGCCAAGGACTTCTACTTCCTCCCCCCCAAGGGGCTCGCCCCCTACATCGCCGAGAAGGGGAGCGTGGCCCTGAACGGGGTCTCCCTCACGGTGGCGGGGCTTGCGGGGGAGGCCTTCTGGGTCACCCTCATTCCCCACACCCTCGAGGTGACCAACCTGGGGAGGCTTCGCGTGGGGGATGGGGTGAACCTCGAGGTGGACCTCATCGCCCGTTACGTGGCGCGGCTTTTGGGGAGAGCGTGATGGAAGGCATCGCCAGCGTCAAGGAACTCCTGGAGGAGCTCAAGGCGGGCCGCCCCGTGATCCTGGTGGACGACGAGGACCGGGAGAACGAGGGCGACCTCATCATGGCGGCGGAGCACGTGACCCCGGAGTGGGTGAACTT
This region of Thermus thermophilus genomic DNA includes:
- a CDS encoding M24 family metallopeptidase, whose product is MLPKDLLEPLGLDALLVTRPENVRYLSGFPHPEDAQVLITGEGAFLLTDPRYPEAERESRIPAKVLKREEREALLKTLKGRVGFEAEHLPYAALERLRELVPAEWVPTKGVVERLRLRKTPEEVERIRRAQALAEEALAHVLPLLRPGVEEREIALEVEFFLKRRGAEGAAFPPIVASGERGALPHARASEKRLKEGELVTLDLGARLEGYHSDMTRTFALGRPKEELRRAYEAVAEALEAALAALAPGKPGKEVDAVARKVLEAHGLDRYFVHSLGHGVGLAVHEGPSLSPYGEDVLEPGMVVTVEPGVYLPGLGGVRVEELVLLTESGVELLSRFPRNFQEL
- a CDS encoding cell division protein FtsX; this translates as MYAIREGLKQVFRHPTASLATFFTALVSFTLLYFLGLLLWNLERVVQTMERELEVAAFLGPKADVEGLLAEIQGWPEVASARLQTREEALAQLVLDYPYLAEAKDLVENPLPDTLRLRLREPEAVRRVAARLARLPGVEGVEYGGEITERLVQLLQGSRVAMLVLVGLLLLNTFFSVMGAIRLSVESRREALGIMLLVGATRRFIQAPFVVEGAFLTLGAGLLAVAVGAFLYRALAQAVQTLLPFVPVLSPEDLGRTAGLVLLLALVLGAGGAFAASRAHLREV
- the mtnA gene encoding S-methyl-5-thioribose-1-phosphate isomerase, whose amino-acid sequence is MDRVLPFRFAEEEGVFWLLDQRRLPQEEVYVPVRTAREMAQAIRDMVVRGAPAIGVSAAFGMVLAHLAGEDLEEADRRLRASRPTAVNLFHALDRMRPFWGDLAGSLLEARRIWREVEETEAAISRHGAQVLWGQVLTHCNTGPLATGGYGTALGAIVEAYRLGRVRHVWVDETRPYLQGARLTAYELQKAGVPATLITDSMAGWLMARGAVDAVVVGVDRMALNGDFANKVGTYALAVLAHHHGIPFYAALPLSSVDPRLASGEGIPIEERSPEEVVAFRGVRIAPEGFPAYHPAFDVTPHRYLTGIITEKGVLYPPFAEGLRRALGLD
- the rpmE gene encoding 50S ribosomal protein L31, giving the protein MKEGIHPKLVPARIICGCGNVIETYSTKPEIYVEVCSKCHPFYTGQQRFVDTEGRVERFQRRYGDSYRKGR
- a CDS encoding ComF family protein, which codes for MPWGWIEALLGHACPGCGGPLDLPALCGRCRAGLEAFSTGEMVYLGHYARVGPLVRALKYGRREALARALAEPLARAVAARGWRLQGVTAVPTLPHRLALRGYNPPEVLARALAGALGVPYRPVLFRRRYTPGQPTRGFKERRLLPGDLFGARVRVEGAWLLVDDVLTSGATFLRARGALLEAGAAYVYGAFLAVRDPGALGPYR
- a CDS encoding murein hydrolase activator EnvC family protein gives rise to the protein MGRLLLLVLLLLAPAWGQDLVAQERRVQALEAQAARARALEEEAAKRIQALNRELAQISQRLKNLLGEKAALEKEIARLEAERRRLKQEADRLEEEVRQTEARIAKLEKDLEALRERLQALMVSLHRERAGRYLPLLRAESFTDLAVRARWVGYISRQDTALVKTLQATLKALREEKARLELLVQSLTAKEAELAETQRALEAKRRGLEAVLAELRQEEAGKKALLRDALEERAQLQSRLAELQKRLLEERQRLKALQEEAERRRREEEARRAAQASVVVPPPPLPATVGRLAFPVPGGRIAVPYGKEGPFQVIAAPAPGSPVQAAADGYVAGVLYLPNLGYTVMLVHTEELATVYTNLQAPLVQEGDRVRRGQVIGYLGGGLLIQPNELEFRVALRTGDATRFVDPSAYY